From the Streptomyces pluripotens genome, one window contains:
- the lexA gene encoding transcriptional repressor LexA, whose translation MTTTADSATITAQDRSQGRVEPVHAMNEAIHPEGHKRSLPGRPPGIRADSSGLTDRQRRVIEVIRDSVQRRGYPPSMREIGQAVGLSSTSSVAHQLMALERKGFLRRDPHRPRAYEVRGSDQTMAVQPTDTAGKPAASYVPLVGRIAAGGPILAEESVEDVFPLPRQLVGDGELFVLKVVGDSMIEAAICDGDWVTVRRQPVAENGDIVAAMLDGEATVKRFKREDGHVWLLPHNSAYEPIPGDDATILGKVVAVLRRV comes from the coding sequence GTGACCACCACCGCAGACAGTGCCACCATCACCGCCCAGGACCGCTCCCAGGGCCGAGTCGAGCCGGTACACGCGATGAACGAAGCCATCCATCCCGAGGGGCACAAGCGCTCCCTGCCGGGCCGACCTCCTGGAATCAGGGCGGACAGCTCCGGGCTCACCGACCGGCAGCGCCGGGTGATCGAGGTCATCAGGGACTCCGTACAACGACGCGGCTACCCGCCGTCCATGCGGGAGATCGGCCAGGCCGTCGGCCTCTCCAGCACTTCCTCGGTCGCACACCAGCTCATGGCGCTGGAGCGCAAGGGCTTCCTTCGTCGCGACCCGCACCGCCCACGCGCGTACGAGGTACGCGGTTCCGACCAGACCATGGCCGTGCAGCCCACGGACACCGCCGGCAAGCCTGCCGCTTCGTACGTCCCCTTGGTCGGCCGCATCGCCGCCGGTGGCCCGATCCTGGCGGAGGAATCCGTCGAGGACGTCTTTCCTCTCCCCCGCCAGCTCGTCGGTGACGGCGAACTGTTCGTCCTCAAGGTCGTCGGCGACTCCATGATCGAAGCCGCGATCTGTGACGGTGACTGGGTCACCGTCCGCCGTCAGCCGGTCGCCGAGAACGGCGACATCGTCGCAGCCATGCTCGACGGAGAAGCCACGGTCAAGCGCTTCAAGCGCGAAGACGGCCACGTCTGGCTCCTCCCGCACAACTCGGCCTACGAGCCGATTCCCGGCGACGACGCGACCATCCTGGGTAAGGTCGTCGCCGTACTGCGACGCGTCTGA